One part of the Nocardia higoensis genome encodes these proteins:
- a CDS encoding dynamin family protein, which translates to MSAAAGLVPATVKHPAAMTPLIRMLDELREMTRSAGRDDLDARLTMVRARIGDPRVRLVVVGEPKNGMSTLVNGLVGAPVSATDAEFSAPVIVEYGNAPTATVVKAVGPGRNERQPVDPAHLRSMLTAQGVVRAERSEPSPLLADGIVLMDAPGTGDERVKWSMIAAADAVLYVTEAAAELSAAQLDHLQRIQQFCPTVVCVLNKIDLYPHWTHVQQRNRELLDAAGLGFAVAPVSARLHRGDIRRDMESGVPQLIDHLRDQVVSRADAVARDAALRDIQLTADNLAVTLYTEAESLRDPRRRAEITQQLTIARDEADQLRQRTANWQIALADGAGELMADIEHDLRHRLRKLARDAEAEIARTDPARNWKEFGADLDSRICEAIEENFVMAHYRSVELCEQVASKFPAGDRPPPLPDLRLSDPGEVLEHVAPLEELDSANPGVTQQVLSGLRGSYGGILMVGLATSLLGMSLVNWYSAGAGVLLGVNAIWDDRKNRKLRRRAEAKVAVARLMDDVIFQVGKESRNRLRAMQRSLRDHFTEIAGQAMRTVDEALRVAEEAHGRYGDRREERLAELNSQLVKLRAVRDRATDMAA; encoded by the coding sequence TTGTCTGCCGCAGCTGGGCTGGTGCCGGCAACGGTGAAACATCCCGCCGCGATGACACCGCTCATCCGGATGCTCGACGAACTGCGGGAGATGACCAGATCCGCGGGCCGCGACGACCTGGACGCGCGGCTGACCATGGTCCGCGCCAGGATCGGCGACCCCCGGGTGCGTCTGGTGGTCGTCGGCGAACCGAAGAACGGCATGAGCACTCTGGTCAACGGCCTGGTCGGAGCGCCGGTCAGCGCCACCGACGCCGAGTTCAGTGCGCCGGTGATCGTCGAATACGGCAATGCGCCGACCGCGACGGTGGTCAAGGCCGTCGGACCGGGACGTAACGAGCGTCAGCCGGTCGATCCGGCGCATCTGCGTTCGATGCTCACCGCGCAGGGCGTGGTCCGTGCCGAGCGGAGCGAGCCGAGCCCGTTGCTCGCCGACGGCATCGTCCTGATGGACGCGCCCGGCACCGGGGACGAACGGGTGAAGTGGTCGATGATCGCCGCCGCCGACGCCGTGCTGTACGTGACCGAAGCCGCGGCGGAACTGTCTGCCGCGCAATTGGATCACCTGCAGCGCATCCAGCAGTTCTGTCCGACGGTCGTGTGCGTGCTGAACAAGATCGACCTGTATCCGCACTGGACGCATGTGCAACAGCGGAATCGGGAACTTCTCGACGCCGCGGGGCTCGGATTCGCCGTGGCCCCGGTCTCGGCGCGGCTGCACCGCGGCGACATTCGCCGCGACATGGAATCCGGCGTGCCACAACTGATCGACCACCTGCGCGACCAAGTGGTGTCACGAGCCGATGCGGTGGCCAGGGACGCCGCCCTGCGCGACATCCAGTTGACCGCCGACAATCTCGCCGTCACGCTCTACACCGAGGCCGAGTCCTTGCGTGATCCGCGCAGGCGCGCCGAGATCACCCAGCAGCTGACCATCGCCCGCGACGAGGCCGACCAGCTGCGGCAGCGCACCGCGAACTGGCAGATCGCGCTGGCCGACGGCGCGGGTGAGCTCATGGCAGACATCGAACACGATCTGCGCCACCGCCTGCGCAAGCTGGCCCGCGACGCCGAAGCCGAGATCGCTCGCACCGATCCGGCGCGCAACTGGAAAGAGTTCGGCGCCGATCTCGACTCGCGTATCTGCGAGGCCATCGAGGAGAACTTCGTCATGGCGCACTACCGCTCGGTGGAGTTGTGCGAGCAGGTGGCCTCGAAGTTCCCCGCGGGCGATCGGCCACCGCCGCTGCCGGACCTACGTCTGAGCGATCCCGGCGAGGTGCTCGAACACGTCGCGCCGCTGGAGGAACTCGACAGCGCGAATCCCGGTGTGACGCAACAGGTCTTGTCCGGTCTGCGCGGTTCCTACGGCGGCATCCTGATGGTGGGTCTGGCGACCAGCCTGCTCGGAATGTCGCTGGTGAACTGGTATTCGGCGGGCGCGGGTGTGCTGCTCGGCGTCAACGCGATCTGGGACGACCGCAAGAATCGCAAGCTGCGCAGGCGCGCGGAGGCGAAGGTCGCGGTGGCGCGATTGATGGACGACGTGATCTTCCAGGTCGGCAAGGAGTCACGAAATCGGTTGCGCGCCATGCAGCGCTCGCTGCGCGACCACTTCACCGAGATCGCCGGTCAAGCGATGCGCACCGTCGACGAGGCGCTGCGGGTGGCCGAGGAGGCGCACGGCAGGTACGGCGACCGGCGCGAGGAACGGCTGGCCGAACTGAACTCCCAACTGGTCAAGTTGCGCGCCGTGCGCGACCGCGCGACCGACATGGCGGCCTGA
- a CDS encoding glycoside hydrolase family 15 protein has translation MASHIDPTDLPVRGAFATDPHPTAFPPIDEYAFLSDCETNCLVAANGSVEWMCLPRPDSPSVFGALLDRSAGHFRLGPYGRTVPAARRYLPGGMILETTWQTETGWLIVRDALVLGPWHNNDQRSRTHRRTPMDWDAEHMLLRTVKCVNGTVELEMSCEPSFDYHLAPASWEYTGKVYEQATAVARNDPSANPTLVLTTDLRLGLEGRQARARTRLREGDQVFVALTWAELPAPATFADAAAKMRNTIDSWRQWITLGKFPDHPWRSYLQRSALTLKGLTYAPTGALLAAASTSLPEQLGGRRNWDYRYTWVRDASFALWGLYTLGLDREADDFFAFLNDATTGPDGDPVPLQVLYGIGGERAIVERELTHLSGYDNARPVRIGNDAFNQNQHDIWGTMLDAVYLHVKSRKQVPETLWPLLERQVGAAIAHWREPDRSIWEVRGEPQHFTSSKVMCWVALDRGAKLATMHGQLERAAQWREIAEEIKADVLAHGVTDEGVFTQTYGGDTLDASLLLVPLTRFLPADDHRVRATVLAIADRLTDNGLVLRYRTATTDDGLTGGEGSFTICSFWLVSALVEIGELRRARHLCERLLGLASPLRLYAEEIDPRRGRHLGNFPQAFTHLALINAVTHVIRAENDHEAGGFHPAHHAS, from the coding sequence ATGGCGTCGCACATCGATCCCACCGACCTGCCGGTTCGCGGCGCGTTCGCGACGGACCCGCATCCGACCGCGTTCCCGCCGATCGACGAGTACGCGTTCCTGTCCGACTGCGAGACGAACTGTCTGGTCGCGGCCAACGGCTCGGTGGAATGGATGTGCCTGCCGCGTCCGGACTCCCCCAGCGTGTTCGGGGCGCTGCTCGACCGCAGCGCGGGCCATTTCCGCCTCGGACCGTACGGGCGCACCGTCCCCGCCGCGCGCCGCTACCTGCCCGGCGGCATGATCCTGGAGACCACCTGGCAGACCGAGACCGGCTGGCTGATCGTGCGCGACGCGCTGGTACTCGGTCCGTGGCACAACAACGACCAGCGCAGCCGGACCCACCGCCGCACGCCGATGGACTGGGACGCCGAGCACATGCTGTTGCGCACGGTGAAATGCGTCAACGGCACCGTCGAACTCGAGATGAGCTGCGAGCCCTCGTTCGACTACCACCTCGCCCCGGCTTCCTGGGAGTACACCGGCAAGGTGTACGAGCAGGCCACCGCGGTGGCACGCAACGATCCGAGCGCGAACCCGACGCTTGTGCTGACCACCGATCTGCGCCTCGGTCTCGAGGGCAGGCAGGCGCGAGCCCGGACCCGGCTGCGCGAGGGCGACCAGGTGTTCGTCGCGCTGACCTGGGCGGAACTGCCCGCGCCCGCGACATTCGCCGACGCCGCGGCCAAGATGCGCAACACCATCGACAGCTGGCGACAGTGGATCACCCTCGGCAAATTCCCCGACCATCCCTGGCGCAGCTACCTGCAACGCAGCGCGCTGACGCTGAAGGGCCTCACCTACGCTCCGACCGGTGCGCTGCTGGCCGCGGCCAGCACCTCGCTGCCCGAACAACTCGGCGGGCGACGCAACTGGGACTACCGCTACACCTGGGTCAGGGACGCGAGTTTCGCGCTGTGGGGTCTGTACACCCTCGGTCTGGACCGCGAGGCCGACGACTTCTTCGCTTTCCTCAACGACGCCACGACCGGACCCGACGGCGACCCCGTGCCGTTGCAGGTCCTCTACGGCATCGGTGGTGAGCGCGCGATCGTCGAACGCGAACTGACGCACCTGAGCGGCTATGACAACGCGCGGCCGGTGCGCATCGGCAACGACGCCTTCAACCAGAACCAGCACGACATCTGGGGCACCATGCTGGACGCGGTCTATCTCCACGTCAAGTCCCGCAAACAGGTGCCGGAGACGCTGTGGCCGCTGCTGGAGCGGCAGGTCGGCGCCGCGATCGCGCACTGGCGCGAGCCCGATCGCAGCATCTGGGAGGTGCGCGGCGAACCGCAGCACTTCACCTCGTCGAAGGTGATGTGCTGGGTGGCGCTGGATCGCGGTGCGAAACTGGCCACGATGCACGGTCAGCTCGAGCGTGCCGCGCAATGGCGGGAGATCGCCGAGGAGATCAAAGCCGATGTCCTCGCCCACGGTGTCACCGACGAGGGCGTGTTCACCCAGACCTACGGCGGCGACACCCTCGACGCCTCGCTGCTGCTGGTGCCGCTGACACGGTTCCTGCCCGCCGACGACCACCGGGTCCGCGCGACCGTACTGGCCATCGCCGATCGGCTCACCGACAACGGGCTGGTGCTGCGCTACCGCACCGCGACCACCGACGACGGCCTGACCGGCGGCGAGGGCTCGTTCACCATCTGCTCGTTCTGGCTGGTCTCGGCCCTGGTGGAGATCGGCGAACTGCGGCGGGCCAGGCACCTGTGCGAGCGCCTGCTCGGCCTGGCCAGCCCGCTCCGGCTCTACGCCGAAGAGATCGACCCGCGCCGCGGCAGGCATCTGGGCAATTTTCCGCAGGCGTTCACCCATCTGGCCCTGATCAACGCGGTCACGCATGTGATCAGGGCCGAGAACGACCACGAGGCGGGCGGATTCCACCCCGCCCATCACGCGAGCTGA
- a CDS encoding Ms4533A family Cys-rich leader peptide, protein MSSNAVPQVRHELALIAVGNLAVADILCR, encoded by the coding sequence GTGTCTTCGAACGCCGTACCGCAGGTCCGCCATGAATTGGCGTTGATCGCTGTCGGCAATCTCGCGGTCGCCGACATTCTCTGTCGCTGA
- a CDS encoding sulfate ABC transporter substrate-binding protein — protein sequence MSRRTWLAPRRRFAAAALTTAAAVVLTACGGGASDSVDGGGADGSGGSVNLYAYAVPKPGFDKVIPEFQKTEAGEGVQIQQSYGASGDQSRKVKDGAQADVVNFSVEPDITRLVEAGLVDESWNAGADKGVPFGSVVVLAVREGNPENIQTWDDLLKPGIEVVTPNPFSSGSAKWNLLAPYAAKSEGGKNPQAGLDYLSQLISPEHVKVQPKSGREATETFLQGTGDVLLSYENEAIFAERNGDPIEHVVPADTFKIENPVAVLKNAQNPEKAVAFRDFLFTPAGQKAWAEAGFRPVDPQVAADFAADFPTPAKLWTIDDLGGWDTVNTELFTPDTGSIAIIYENATR from the coding sequence ATGTCACGCAGAACCTGGCTCGCTCCGCGCCGTCGCTTCGCCGCCGCCGCTCTCACCACCGCCGCCGCGGTCGTCCTGACGGCCTGCGGCGGCGGCGCCAGTGATTCGGTGGACGGTGGCGGCGCCGACGGTAGCGGCGGCAGCGTCAATCTCTACGCCTACGCCGTCCCCAAGCCCGGCTTCGACAAGGTGATCCCCGAGTTCCAGAAGACCGAAGCGGGCGAGGGCGTCCAGATCCAGCAGTCCTACGGCGCCTCGGGTGACCAGTCCAGGAAGGTGAAGGACGGCGCGCAGGCCGATGTCGTCAACTTCTCCGTAGAACCGGACATCACTCGTCTGGTCGAGGCAGGCCTGGTCGACGAGAGCTGGAACGCGGGCGCGGACAAGGGTGTGCCGTTCGGTTCGGTGGTGGTGCTCGCGGTGCGCGAGGGCAATCCCGAGAACATCCAGACCTGGGACGACCTGCTGAAGCCGGGCATCGAGGTCGTCACGCCGAACCCGTTCAGTTCGGGTTCGGCCAAGTGGAATCTGCTGGCGCCTTACGCCGCGAAGTCCGAGGGCGGCAAGAATCCGCAGGCCGGTCTGGACTACCTGAGTCAGCTGATCTCGCCCGAGCATGTGAAGGTGCAGCCGAAGTCGGGACGCGAGGCGACCGAGACGTTCCTGCAGGGCACCGGTGATGTGCTGCTCAGCTACGAGAACGAGGCGATCTTCGCCGAGCGCAACGGTGATCCGATCGAGCACGTCGTGCCCGCGGACACTTTCAAGATCGAGAATCCGGTCGCGGTGCTGAAGAACGCCCAGAACCCGGAGAAGGCGGTCGCCTTCCGTGATTTCCTGTTCACCCCGGCGGGCCAGAAGGCTTGGGCCGAGGCGGGTTTCCGCCCCGTCGACCCGCAGGTCGCCGCCGATTTCGCCGCCGACTTCCCCACTCCGGCGAAGCTGTGGACCATCGACGACCTCGGCGGCTGGGACACGGTGAACACCGAACTGTTCACCCCGGACACCGGTTCGATCGCGATCATCTACGAGAACGCGACCAGATAA
- the cysT gene encoding sulfate ABC transporter permease subunit CysT yields MQVSGSVGPLGIATAVLWLSIIVLLPLAALTVTSFEDGWAGFWEAVTAPAALDSLRITVSVSVVVALINVVMGTLIAWVLVRDEFPGKGVVNALIDLPFALPTIVASIVLLSLYGPQSPVNIHLNATQPGLVVALAFVTLPFVVRSVQPVLIEADREVEQAALSLGASNWVTFRRIVLPALTPAIISGGGLAFARAIGEYGSVVLIGGAIPRETEVASQYIQKQIEIDRPVNAAAVSVALLLIAFVTLLVLRFLADRSARKEQAAR; encoded by the coding sequence TTGCAGGTGAGCGGCTCGGTCGGCCCGCTGGGAATCGCCACCGCGGTGTTGTGGCTGAGCATCATCGTGCTGCTGCCGCTCGCCGCGCTCACCGTGACCTCGTTCGAGGACGGATGGGCCGGATTCTGGGAGGCGGTCACCGCGCCCGCCGCCCTCGACTCGCTGCGGATCACCGTGAGTGTGTCGGTGGTGGTGGCGCTGATCAACGTCGTGATGGGCACCCTGATCGCCTGGGTGCTCGTCCGCGACGAGTTCCCCGGCAAGGGCGTGGTCAACGCGCTGATCGACCTGCCGTTCGCGCTGCCGACGATCGTGGCCAGCATCGTGCTGCTCTCGCTCTACGGTCCGCAGAGCCCGGTGAACATCCACCTGAACGCCACCCAGCCGGGTCTGGTGGTCGCGCTGGCGTTCGTGACGCTGCCCTTCGTGGTGCGTTCGGTGCAGCCGGTGCTGATCGAGGCCGATCGTGAGGTGGAGCAGGCGGCGCTGTCGCTCGGCGCGAGCAATTGGGTGACCTTCCGCCGGATCGTGCTGCCCGCGCTGACCCCGGCGATCATCAGCGGCGGCGGCCTGGCCTTCGCCCGCGCCATCGGTGAGTACGGCTCGGTGGTGCTGATCGGCGGCGCGATTCCGCGCGAGACGGAGGTGGCTTCGCAGTACATCCAGAAGCAGATCGAGATCGACCGGCCGGTCAATGCCGCCGCGGTGTCGGTGGCCCTGCTGCTGATCGCCTTCGTGACGCTGCTCGTGCTGCGCTTCCTGGCCGATCGCTCCGCGCGCAAGGAACAGGCGGCCCGATGA
- the cysW gene encoding sulfate ABC transporter permease subunit CysW has product MKPTPLIRLSLRTVALAYLFVLLVLPLIIILWRTFENGIGAFIDSITTPAAISAFQLSLLIVAIVVPVNVVFGVITALALVRGRFPGRNLVQGIVDLPFAVSPVVVGVALILLWGAGGWLGGLEDLGFKVIFSLPGMVIATIFVTLPFVVREVEPVLHEIGDDQEQAAATLGASKWQTFWRITLPAIRWGLTYGVVLTVARALGEFGAVIMVSSALPGQSLTLTLLVHSRYINDHNTFGAYSAATLLMGIALVVLLLMTVLERKREAK; this is encoded by the coding sequence ATGAAACCGACCCCGTTGATCCGCCTGTCCTTGCGGACGGTCGCACTGGCCTACCTGTTCGTGCTGCTGGTGCTGCCGCTGATCATCATCTTGTGGCGCACCTTCGAAAACGGCATCGGCGCGTTCATCGACTCGATCACCACGCCCGCGGCCATTTCGGCGTTCCAGCTCTCGCTGCTGATCGTGGCCATCGTGGTGCCGGTGAACGTGGTGTTCGGCGTGATCACCGCCCTCGCGCTGGTGCGCGGGCGGTTCCCCGGGCGCAATCTCGTACAGGGCATCGTCGATCTGCCGTTCGCGGTGTCGCCGGTCGTCGTCGGCGTCGCCCTCATCCTGCTGTGGGGTGCGGGTGGCTGGTTGGGTGGGCTGGAGGACCTGGGATTCAAGGTCATCTTCAGCTTGCCCGGCATGGTCATCGCGACCATCTTCGTGACCCTGCCGTTCGTGGTGCGCGAGGTCGAACCGGTGCTGCACGAGATCGGCGACGACCAGGAGCAGGCGGCCGCGACACTGGGCGCCTCCAAGTGGCAGACGTTCTGGCGGATCACGCTGCCCGCGATCCGCTGGGGCCTGACCTACGGCGTCGTGCTCACCGTCGCCCGTGCGCTCGGCGAATTCGGCGCGGTGATCATGGTGTCCTCGGCGTTGCCCGGCCAGTCGCTCACGCTGACCCTGCTGGTGCACAGCCGCTACATCAACGACCACAACACCTTCGGCGCGTACAGCGCCGCCACCCTGTTGATGGGTATCGCCCTGGTGGTTCTGCTGCTGATGACCGTTCTCGAACGCAAGCGGGAGGCCAAGTGA
- a CDS encoding SDR family NAD(P)-dependent oxidoreductase: MNETAMSARFAEQVAVITGASSGVGRAVALRLAAEGAAVVLGSRGKDAGEQVAEEIRAAGGRALFVPTDVTVESDVARLTEAAVVEYGRLDIAFNNAGAVRSAGPVEEIDEAGWRADLELNLTAVFYGLRHQVPALAASGGGAILNNASNLGVVGMGSVAPYVAAKHGVVGLTRAVALEAADRGVRVNALVSGAVDTPAFRASMGATPEGEAAVTALHPIGRIAAPDEIASFCAYLLSREAGFVTGAALAIDGGFTAR, from the coding sequence ATGAACGAGACAGCGATGTCGGCACGTTTCGCGGAGCAGGTCGCGGTGATCACGGGTGCGAGTTCGGGAGTGGGCAGGGCGGTGGCATTGCGACTGGCCGCCGAGGGCGCCGCGGTGGTTCTGGGTTCGCGCGGCAAAGACGCCGGTGAGCAGGTCGCCGAGGAGATCCGGGCGGCGGGTGGGCGGGCGCTGTTCGTCCCGACCGATGTCACGGTGGAGAGTGATGTGGCCCGGCTGACCGAGGCCGCCGTGGTCGAGTACGGACGCTTGGACATCGCGTTCAACAATGCGGGAGCGGTGCGTTCGGCCGGGCCGGTGGAGGAGATCGACGAGGCGGGCTGGCGCGCCGATCTGGAACTCAACCTCACGGCCGTGTTCTACGGCCTGCGCCACCAGGTGCCCGCGCTCGCCGCGTCGGGCGGTGGCGCGATCCTCAACAACGCCTCGAACCTCGGTGTGGTCGGGATGGGATCGGTGGCGCCGTACGTGGCCGCCAAGCACGGGGTGGTCGGGCTGACCAGGGCCGTCGCGCTGGAAGCCGCGGACCGGGGCGTGCGGGTCAATGCGCTGGTGTCCGGCGCGGTGGACACTCCGGCGTTCCGCGCGTCCATGGGCGCCACCCCCGAGGGCGAGGCGGCGGTCACCGCGCTGCACCCGATCGGCCGGATCGCCGCGCCGGACGAAATCGCCTCGTTCTGCGCGTATCTGCTCAGTCGCGAAGCGGGTTTCGTCACGGGCGCGGCGCTCGCGATCGACGGCGGCTTCACCGCACGCTGA
- a CDS encoding AurF N-oxygenase family protein, with the protein MSKAATTDIDPDLAKAQEYAAKLLLLSEGSVNRHFDPFEDIDWDNPDFAATAGEHRWVLPVSADPLGRHPWYQALPEARKIELGKYRQANIAKVGLQFESILISGMVTHNFGLPNGSPEFRYCSHEMIEEHNHTLMFQEMVNRIGIDVPGMGPLVSKFKYIAAPVAALAPNLFFMAVLAGEEPIDHIQKQILRSGEEVHPIMLGVMSIHVAEEARHISFAHEFLSNHVPGTGRVNKFVLSLAMPTIMFILGRSIATPPKSFFREFDIPEQVRKELFYGSKEAKQTFSDYFVDVRALAENLGLMNPIAKRVWKLLGIDGPASRYRSEPLRLAKAG; encoded by the coding sequence ATGTCGAAAGCCGCGACGACCGATATCGACCCGGATCTCGCGAAGGCGCAGGAGTACGCGGCCAAGCTGCTGCTGCTGTCCGAGGGTTCGGTGAACCGGCACTTCGACCCCTTCGAAGACATCGACTGGGACAACCCCGATTTCGCCGCGACGGCGGGCGAACATCGCTGGGTCCTGCCGGTCTCGGCCGATCCGCTCGGCCGCCATCCGTGGTATCAGGCGCTGCCGGAGGCCAGGAAGATCGAGCTCGGCAAGTACCGCCAGGCCAATATCGCCAAAGTAGGCCTGCAGTTCGAGTCGATCCTCATCAGCGGCATGGTCACGCACAACTTCGGCCTGCCCAACGGCTCGCCGGAGTTCCGCTACTGCTCCCACGAGATGATCGAGGAGCACAACCACACTCTGATGTTCCAGGAGATGGTCAATCGCATCGGCATCGACGTGCCGGGGATGGGCCCGCTGGTCAGCAAGTTCAAGTACATCGCCGCGCCGGTCGCCGCGCTCGCGCCGAACCTGTTCTTCATGGCCGTGCTCGCCGGTGAGGAGCCGATCGACCACATCCAGAAGCAGATCCTGCGCTCCGGCGAAGAGGTGCACCCGATCATGCTCGGCGTCATGTCGATCCATGTCGCGGAGGAAGCCAGGCACATCTCCTTCGCGCACGAGTTCCTGAGCAACCACGTCCCCGGAACCGGACGGGTCAACAAGTTCGTACTCTCGCTGGCCATGCCGACGATCATGTTCATCCTCGGTCGTTCCATCGCCACTCCGCCGAAATCGTTCTTCCGTGAGTTCGACATCCCGGAGCAGGTGCGCAAGGAGCTGTTCTACGGCTCGAAGGAAGCCAAGCAGACCTTCAGCGACTACTTCGTGGACGTCCGCGCGCTGGCCGAGAATCTGGGTCTGATGAACCCGATCGCGAAGCGGGTCTGGAAGCTCCTGGGGATCGACGGCCCGGCAAGCCGCTACCGGTCCGAGCCGTTGCGCCTGGCCAAAGCCGGCTGA
- a CDS encoding FAD-dependent oxidoreductase, which produces MPYVVTQSCCSDASCVYACPVNCIHPTPDEPDFATAEMLYVDPEACVDCGACATACPVDAITSVKKLTGEQLPFVEINAAFYRQERPRPLLARPVPAPEIDTARGPLRVAIVGSGPSAMYAADELLTQPDVSVTVFDRLTVPYGLARFGVAPDHPRTRQVSRLFDVMSAQPGFGSYLDVEVGEHISHRELLDHFHAVIYAVGASSDRKLGIPGEGLPGNVSATDIVAWYNGHPDHAGDLVDLTHRRAVIVGNGNVALDVARVLTSDPDTLAGTDIAPYALSALRQSEIEEVVVLGRRGPAESAFTVPEFVGLLGADVDIVVEGELPEVVPGLPFETEQKLRLLHQVADRRVGGRKRIVFRYLGAPVRVLGTDHVTGLEIVRTALSTDAEGRVVATPTGDIEQIDAGLVLTSVGYRGVPTPGLPFDERAGVVPNREGRVLEGDTALPGTYVTGWIKRGPTGFIGTNKSCAQQTVQRLAQDVNAGLLAEPRYGAEEFDRLVRARRPGARAGGAAARRAGETGSLRRLLARL; this is translated from the coding sequence ATGCCTTACGTCGTCACCCAATCCTGTTGCAGTGACGCCTCGTGCGTCTACGCGTGCCCGGTCAACTGCATCCATCCCACCCCCGACGAGCCGGACTTCGCCACCGCGGAGATGCTCTACGTCGACCCCGAAGCGTGTGTGGACTGCGGCGCCTGCGCCACGGCCTGCCCCGTCGACGCCATCACCTCGGTGAAGAAGCTGACGGGCGAACAACTTCCGTTCGTCGAGATCAACGCGGCGTTCTATCGCCAGGAGCGTCCGCGTCCGTTGCTGGCGCGGCCGGTGCCCGCCCCCGAGATCGACACCGCGCGGGGTCCGTTGCGGGTGGCGATCGTCGGCTCGGGCCCATCGGCCATGTACGCCGCCGACGAACTGCTCACCCAGCCGGACGTCTCGGTCACCGTCTTCGATCGGCTGACGGTGCCCTATGGGCTGGCGCGCTTCGGCGTCGCCCCCGATCACCCGAGGACCCGTCAGGTGAGCAGGCTCTTCGACGTGATGTCCGCACAGCCCGGATTCGGCTCGTATCTCGATGTCGAGGTGGGCGAGCATATTTCGCACCGGGAACTGCTCGACCACTTCCACGCGGTGATCTACGCGGTCGGCGCGTCCTCGGATCGCAAGCTCGGGATTCCGGGAGAGGGGCTGCCGGGCAATGTCTCGGCCACCGACATCGTCGCCTGGTACAACGGCCATCCCGACCACGCGGGCGACCTCGTCGACCTGACGCACCGCAGGGCGGTGATCGTCGGGAACGGCAATGTGGCCCTGGACGTGGCCCGCGTGCTGACCAGCGATCCGGACACCCTCGCGGGCACCGATATCGCGCCTTACGCGCTGTCGGCCCTGCGGCAGAGCGAGATCGAGGAAGTCGTGGTGCTCGGCAGGCGCGGTCCTGCCGAATCCGCGTTCACGGTGCCGGAATTCGTCGGCCTGCTCGGCGCCGATGTCGACATCGTGGTCGAGGGTGAACTACCCGAGGTCGTCCCCGGCCTGCCCTTCGAGACCGAGCAGAAGCTGCGCCTGCTGCACCAGGTCGCGGATCGCCGGGTCGGCGGGCGCAAGCGGATCGTGTTCCGCTACCTGGGCGCACCTGTACGGGTGCTCGGCACCGACCACGTGACCGGCCTCGAGATCGTCCGCACGGCATTGAGCACGGACGCCGAAGGGCGCGTGGTCGCGACACCCACCGGCGACATCGAGCAGATCGACGCCGGACTCGTCCTGACCTCCGTCGGCTACCGAGGGGTGCCGACGCCGGGACTGCCGTTCGACGAGCGCGCGGGGGTCGTCCCGAACCGGGAAGGCCGCGTCCTCGAAGGTGATACAGCCTTGCCGGGGACGTATGTGACCGGCTGGATCAAGCGCGGGCCGACCGGCTTCATCGGCACCAACAAGTCCTGCGCGCAGCAGACGGTGCAGCGGCTCGCCCAGGATGTCAACGCGGGTCTACTGGCCGAACCCCGCTACGGCGCCGAAGAATTCGACCGGTTGGTGCGTGCGCGCAGGCCGGGTGCGCGGGCCGGAGGCGCGGCCGCGCGGCGCGCCGGGGAGACCGGGTCGCTGCGGCGGCTGCTGGCCAGGCTCTGA